From a region of the Haematobia irritans isolate KBUSLIRL chromosome 4, ASM5000362v1, whole genome shotgun sequence genome:
- the LOC142237153 gene encoding uncharacterized protein LOC142237153 has product MAYEKLTTDQRIQLIGLVKERPVLYDSKHKFWRSVEEKEHSWKEIAAECNATVIACKKAWKTLRDQYQRHLKLPKRKQKTYTYFNYLTFLGKFKRRFNQTADVSDFSDSSDFSEELKLLKPLSRKTTANKKANTSICTFDDGDLLTTSQSSDDFHDEVEIVSTNEQERPVGQAAHQVFSRFNDLINQRFELIEDDNDIFLRMLARKMKSLPEITKTRLQENFLEQVNYETLQIAQK; this is encoded by the exons atgGCATATGAAAAACTCACTACAGATCAACGAATTCAGCTTATAGGGTTAGTCAAAGAAAGACCAGTTCTTTACGACTCAAAACATAAATTCTGGCGaagtgtggaggaaaaggaacacTCATGGAAAGAAATCGCAGCGGAATGTAATGCAACAG TTATTGCTTGTAAAAAAGCTTGGAAAACTTTACGTGACCAATACCAACGTCATCTAAAACTTCCGAAAAGAAAGCAGAAAACGTATACATACTTTAATTATTTgacatttttgggaaaatttaaaaG AAGATTTAATCAGACCGCAGATGTTTCAGATTTCTCTGACAGTAGCGATTTTAGTGAAGAACTTAAATTGCTTAAGCCATTATCCAGAAAAACGACTGCGAATAAGAAAGCAAATACATCGATATGCACATTCGATGATGGCGACCTCCTTACAACCTCACAATCATCTGATGATTTCCATGATGAAGTAGAAATCGTTTCTACCAATGAACAAGAAAGGCCTGTGGGACAAGCTGCGCATCAAGTATTTAGCCGATTTAATGACCTGATAAATCAACGATTCGAACTGATTGAAGATGATAATGACATTTTTCTAAGAATGCTGGCAAGAAAAATGAAAAGTCTCCCCGAAATTACTAAAACAAGATTACAAGAGAATTTTTTAGAGCAGGTGAATTATGAGACTTTACAAATTGcacaaaaatag